In Cololabis saira isolate AMF1-May2022 chromosome 1, fColSai1.1, whole genome shotgun sequence, the following proteins share a genomic window:
- the nacc1b gene encoding nucleus accumbens-associated protein 1 isoform X3 — MSVCGEAEGDTRPLLLRRSSIEIISSGTRPRGEPCGAGLSVMAQTLQMAIPNFGNNVLECLNEQRLQGLYCDVSVVVKGHAFKAHRAVLAASSSYFRDLFNAGGKSSVVELPPAVQPQSFQQILAFCYTGRLSMNVGDQFLLMYTAGFLQIQQIMEKGTEFFLKVSSPSCDSQGLQAEEAPSSEPQSPVTQTVGGGGVGVGRPAPCLTPLSLVSKVKIEQTATTPQPVPQQQQEGSPYSVVCTPVAKRLWEGGNRDGGGGSGGGGGGGMRKAARYSSSSSSSNTVMQDASGRGQTANAGMAGSGSQTLVGGAGLNNNHNNNNNNGGTPEGTSPGTLSMYTSDSPISYHDDEEEDDIADESAEEQYRQICNMYTMYSMLNAGATVVGERVEALPDMAPDSGGGRGGRGGRSRQDLASLPAELINQIGNRCHPKLYEEGDPAEKLELVSGTSVFISRAQLMNCHVSAGTRHKVLLRRLLAAFFDRSTLANSCGTGIRSSTNDPSRKPLDNRVLHAVKFYCQNFAPSFKESEMNAIAADMCTNARRVVRKSWIPKLKLLMADSDAYSAFLADSVKMEGDALGAEQGFDPASLEAVAAAAAAANNSEAGSGAMPADSIPGAGGDGSTLF; from the exons ATGAGTGTCTGTGGCGAGGCGGAGGGAGACACTAGACCGCTTCTTCTGCGCCGCTCCTCCATTGAAATCATTTCCAGCGGAACGCGGCCGAGGGGTGA ACCCTGTGGTGCTGGGCTTAGCGTTATGGCTCAGACACTGCAGATGGCGATCCCTAACTTTGGCAACAACGTCCTGGAGTGTCTGAACGAACAGCGACTTCAGGGCCTATACTGTGACGTCTCTGTGGTCGTCAAGGGTCATGCTTTTAAG GCCCATCGCGCAGTACTAGCAGCCAGCAGCTCTTACTTCCGGGATCTGTTCAACGCTGGGGGGAAGAGCTCGGTAGTGGAGTTGCCTCCAGCTGTGCAGCCTCAGAGCTTCCAGCAGATCCTGGCCTTTTGCTACACGGGACGCCTCAGCATGAATGTTGGAGACCAGTTTCTGCTCATGTACACCGCTGGCTTCCTCCAGATCCAACAGATAATGGAGAAAGGAACAGAGTTTTTCCTTAAG GTCTCCTCTCCAAGCTGTGACTCCCAGGGCCTCCAGGCCGAGGAGGCTCCTTCCTCTGAACCTCAGAGTCCCGTCACTCAGACGGTGGGAGGGGGCGGAGTGGGCGTGGGAAGACCTGCTCCGTGTCTGACGCCCCTCTCACTGGTGTCAAAAGTGAAGATTGAACAGACAGCTACGACACCTCAGCCAGttcctcagcagcagcag GAGGGCTCACCCTACTCTGTAGTCTGCACCCCCGTGGCCAAACGGTTATGGGAAGGGGGAAACCGAGATGGTGGAGGGGGGTCTGGAGGAGGCGGCGGAGGTGGAATGAGAAAGGCTGCACGctactcttcctcctcttcttcttccaacACAGTAATGCAGGATGCCTCTGGTCGTGGACAAACAGCTAATGCTGGGATGGCGGGCAGTGGCAGTCAAACGTTAGTGGGAGGAGCTGGACTCAACAATAAccataacaataacaacaacaatggcGGCACCCCTGAGGGCACGAGCCCGGGCACACTGAGTATGTATACCAGCGACTCGCCCATCAGTTACCATGACGATGAAGAAGAGGATGACATAGCAGACGAGAGTGCTGAAGAGCAGTACAGACAGATCTGCAACATGTACACCATGTACAGCATGCTGAACGCCGGAGCAACAG TGGTTGGGGAGCGGGTGGAGGCTCTGCCAGACATGGCTCCTGATTCAGGAGGTGGGCGAGGGGGCAGAGGAGGGCGGTCCCGGCAGGACCTGGCATCGCTACCCGCCGAGCTTATCAACCAGATCGGGAACCGGTGCCACCCAAAGCTGTACGAGGAAGGGGACCCTGCCGAGAAATTGGAGTTAGTGAGTGGCACCTCCGTCTTCATCTCCCGCGCACAGCTCATGAACTGCCACGTCAGCGCTGGCACCCGCCACAAAGTGCTGCTCCGACGGTTGCTGGCAGCGTTCTTTGACAG GAGCACTCTGGCTAACAGTTGTGGAACTGGTATCCGCTCATCAACTAATGACCCTAGCCGTAAACCTCTGGACAACAGAGTGCTGCATGCCGTTAAAT TCTACTGCCAGAACTTTGCACCGAGCTTCAAGGAGAGCGAGATGAATGCCATTGCAGCCGACATGTGCACCAACGCCCGTCGCGTCGTCCGCAAAAGCTGGATCCCCAAGCTTAAACTGCTGATGGCCGACAGTGACGCCTACTCTGCCTTCCTGGctgacagtgtgaagatggAGGGCGACGCACTGGGGGCGGAGCAAGGGTTTGACCCGGCTTCGCTGGAAGctgttgcagcagcagcagcagctgctaacAATAGTGAAGCAGGAAGTGGAGCCATGCCAGCAGACAGCATCCCAGGGGCAGGAGGAGATGGCAGCACTTTGTTTTGA
- the nacc1b gene encoding nucleus accumbens-associated protein 1 isoform X2 has translation MAQTLQMAIPNFGNNVLECLNEQRLQGLYCDVSVVVKGHAFKAHRAVLAASSSYFRDLFNAGGKSSVVELPPAVQPQSFQQILAFCYTGRLSMNVGDQFLLMYTAGFLQIQQIMEKGTEFFLKVSSPSCDSQGLQAEEAPSSEPQSPVTQTVGGGGVGVGRPAPCLTPLSLVSKVKIEQTATTPQPVPQQQQEGSPYSVVCTPVAKRLWEGGNRDGGGGSGGGGGGGMRKAARYSSSSSSSNTVMQDASGRGQTANAGMAGSGSQTLVGGAGLNNNHNNNNNNGGTPEGTSPGTLSMYTSDSPISYHDDEEEDDIADESAEEQYRQICNMYTMYSMLNAGATVVGERVEALPDMAPDSGGGRGGRGGRSRQDLASLPAELINQIGNRCHPKLYEEGDPAEKLELVSGTSVFISRAQLMNCHVSAGTRHKVLLRRLLAAFFDRSTLANSCGTGIRSSTNDPSRKPLDNRVLHAVKFYCQNFAPSFKESEMNAIAADMCTNARRVVRKSWIPKLKLLMADSDAYSAFLADSVKMEGDALGAEQGFDPASLEAVAAAAAAANNSEAGSGAMPADSIPGAGGDGSTLF, from the exons ATGGCTCAGACACTGCAGATGGCGATCCCTAACTTTGGCAACAACGTCCTGGAGTGTCTGAACGAACAGCGACTTCAGGGCCTATACTGTGACGTCTCTGTGGTCGTCAAGGGTCATGCTTTTAAG GCCCATCGCGCAGTACTAGCAGCCAGCAGCTCTTACTTCCGGGATCTGTTCAACGCTGGGGGGAAGAGCTCGGTAGTGGAGTTGCCTCCAGCTGTGCAGCCTCAGAGCTTCCAGCAGATCCTGGCCTTTTGCTACACGGGACGCCTCAGCATGAATGTTGGAGACCAGTTTCTGCTCATGTACACCGCTGGCTTCCTCCAGATCCAACAGATAATGGAGAAAGGAACAGAGTTTTTCCTTAAG GTCTCCTCTCCAAGCTGTGACTCCCAGGGCCTCCAGGCCGAGGAGGCTCCTTCCTCTGAACCTCAGAGTCCCGTCACTCAGACGGTGGGAGGGGGCGGAGTGGGCGTGGGAAGACCTGCTCCGTGTCTGACGCCCCTCTCACTGGTGTCAAAAGTGAAGATTGAACAGACAGCTACGACACCTCAGCCAGttcctcagcagcagcag GAGGGCTCACCCTACTCTGTAGTCTGCACCCCCGTGGCCAAACGGTTATGGGAAGGGGGAAACCGAGATGGTGGAGGGGGGTCTGGAGGAGGCGGCGGAGGTGGAATGAGAAAGGCTGCACGctactcttcctcctcttcttcttccaacACAGTAATGCAGGATGCCTCTGGTCGTGGACAAACAGCTAATGCTGGGATGGCGGGCAGTGGCAGTCAAACGTTAGTGGGAGGAGCTGGACTCAACAATAAccataacaataacaacaacaatggcGGCACCCCTGAGGGCACGAGCCCGGGCACACTGAGTATGTATACCAGCGACTCGCCCATCAGTTACCATGACGATGAAGAAGAGGATGACATAGCAGACGAGAGTGCTGAAGAGCAGTACAGACAGATCTGCAACATGTACACCATGTACAGCATGCTGAACGCCGGAGCAACAG TGGTTGGGGAGCGGGTGGAGGCTCTGCCAGACATGGCTCCTGATTCAGGAGGTGGGCGAGGGGGCAGAGGAGGGCGGTCCCGGCAGGACCTGGCATCGCTACCCGCCGAGCTTATCAACCAGATCGGGAACCGGTGCCACCCAAAGCTGTACGAGGAAGGGGACCCTGCCGAGAAATTGGAGTTAGTGAGTGGCACCTCCGTCTTCATCTCCCGCGCACAGCTCATGAACTGCCACGTCAGCGCTGGCACCCGCCACAAAGTGCTGCTCCGACGGTTGCTGGCAGCGTTCTTTGACAG GAGCACTCTGGCTAACAGTTGTGGAACTGGTATCCGCTCATCAACTAATGACCCTAGCCGTAAACCTCTGGACAACAGAGTGCTGCATGCCGTTAAAT TCTACTGCCAGAACTTTGCACCGAGCTTCAAGGAGAGCGAGATGAATGCCATTGCAGCCGACATGTGCACCAACGCCCGTCGCGTCGTCCGCAAAAGCTGGATCCCCAAGCTTAAACTGCTGATGGCCGACAGTGACGCCTACTCTGCCTTCCTGGctgacagtgtgaagatggAGGGCGACGCACTGGGGGCGGAGCAAGGGTTTGACCCGGCTTCGCTGGAAGctgttgcagcagcagcagcagctgctaacAATAGTGAAGCAGGAAGTGGAGCCATGCCAGCAGACAGCATCCCAGGGGCAGGAGGAGATGGCAGCACTTTGTTTTGA
- the trmt1 gene encoding tRNA (guanine(26)-N(2))-dimethyltransferase: protein MLVRTARLFPITVSCYLHPSCIRSAGKYLWRGVGGGGVSKRLRLMDPEPPTITPGRSSTAGMSSDTTDAQEEESPVGLLPGETVVKEGKATILFPSANEVFYNPVQEFNRDLTCAVITEFARDFLAQRGVKVVIPEEKEKVVVSLSEETTKTSAQTEEKNGTEEPRCTATVGEKCEQGLRVLEALAASGLRSVRFGLEVPGLKSVSANDFSSKAAALIARNAKYNKVDHLVKASCRDASMLMYEMRGKKERFDVIDLDPYGSPASFLDAAVQAVSEGGLLCVTCTDMAVMAGNSGETCYSKYGSVSIKAKYCHEMALRIILHSLDKRAAVYQRYIQPLLSVSADFYIRVFVRVFTGQATVKNSVSKQALVYNCVGCGSFHLQRMGRRTTNGKHMKYSAATGPPVGPECEHCGQRHQLGGPMWAEPIHDLPFVQKVLSSVSGNPSRYGTSKRIEGMLSMVTEELEDVPLYCTVDNLSSTIHCNTPPLLQFRSALLHAGHRVSLSHACKNAIKTDAPPAIIWDIMRCWEKANPVKREKLSPTSPAFKILSSEPSLEACFTVREDANPQSRKRHLTRFQENPQAFWGPKARAQASGGVVTSLQDRRKKFQNKRKNHITDSSDLKSFPCKKFKQGSCTLGDECRYSHSCREQTNEEKME from the exons ATGCTGGTCCGAACAGCCCGACTGTTTCCCATCACCGTCTCCTGTTACCTGCATCCTTCCTGCATTCGTTCAGCTGGAAAATATCTTTGGCGGGGGGTTGGTGGCGGTGGTGTTAGTAAGAGACTGAGACTCATGGACCCTGAGCCTCCCACCATCACACCTGGCAGGTCTTCTACGGCAGGCATGAGTTCTGACACTACAGACGCCCAGGAGGAGGAGTCTCCTGTGGGACTGCTACCTGGAGAGACTGTGGTCAAGGAGGGAAAGGCAACTATTTTGTTTCCGAGCGCCAATGAGGTGTTTTATAACCCTGTCCAGGAGTTTAACAGAGATTTGAC ATGTGCAGTGATCACAGAGTTCGCAAGAGATTTCCTGGCTCAGCGTGGAGTGAAGGTGGTGATAcctgaagaaaaagagaaagtggTGGTCTCTCTGTCGGAGGAGACGACTAAGACTAGCGCACAGACTGAGGAGAAAAATGGTACCGAGGAGCCCAGATGTACTGCAACAGTAGGAGAGAAATGCGAg CAAGGTCTTCGCGTCCTGGAGGCCCTGGCAGCATCTGGTTTGCGTTCAGTTCGTTTTGGTCTTGAGGTCCCTGGCCTGAAGAGTGTCTCCGCCAACGACTTCTCCTCCAAGGCAGCAGCCCTGATAGCGAGAAATGCCAAGTACAACAAAGTGGATCACCTGGTCAAGGCCAGCTGCAGGGACGCCAG CATGCTGATGTATGAGATGCGAGGGAAAAAGGAGAGGTTTGATGTCATAGATCTGGATCCCTACGGTAGCCCCGCCTCGTTCCTGGATGCTGCTGTGCAGGCTGTCAGTGAAGGAG gtcTGTTGTGTGTAACATGTACAGACATGGCCGTGATGGCAGGCAACAGTGGGGAAACGTGCTACAGCAAATATGGTTCAGTGTCTATTAAAGCGAAATACTGTCACGAGATG GCTCTTCGTATCATTCTCCACAGTTTGGACAAACGGGCAGCGGTGTACCAGCGATACATCCAGCCGTTGCTGTCCGTCAGTGCTGACTTTTATATACGGGTCTTTGTGCGCGTCTTCACGGGACAGGCCACGGTCAAAAACTCAGTCag TAAACAAGCTCTAGTGTACAACTGTGTTGGCTGCGGGTCTTTCCATTTGCAGAGGATGGGGAGGAGAACAACTAATGGAAAACA CATGAAGTATTCTGCTGCTACCGGACCCCCAGTTGGACCAGAGTGTGAGCATTGTGGACAGAGACATCAG CTGGGTGGTCCTATGTGGGCTGAGCCCATCCACGACTTGCCGTTCGTCCAGAAAGTTTTGTCTTCTGTGTCGGGGAACCCTTCCAGATACGGGACGTCTAAACGTATTGAAGGCATGCTCAGCATGGTGACAGAG GAGCTGGAAGATGTGCCCCTTTACTGCACTGTGGACAACCTGAGCAGCACAATACACTGTAATACTCCACCCTTGCTCCAGTTTAG GTCTGCTCTCCTTCATGCTGGCCACAGGGTTTCTCTCTCCCATGCCTGTAAAAATGCCATCAAGACAGATGCTCCTCCTGCAATCATCTGGGACATCATGAGATGCTGG GAGAAAGCAAACCCTGTGAAGAGGGAGAAGTTGTCTCCAACCAGCCCTGCATTCAAAATCCTCTCCAGTGAGCCCAG CCTGGAGGCATGTTTCACCGTCAGAGAGGACGCTAACCCTCAGTCCCGTAAACGCCACCTGACCCGGTTCCAGGAGAATCCTCAGGCCTTCTGGGGACCAAAAGCTCGTGCCCAAGCCAG
- the nacc1b gene encoding nucleus accumbens-associated protein 1 isoform X1, translating to MAQTLQMAIPNFGNNVLECLNEQRLQGLYCDVSVVVKGHAFKAHRAVLAASSSYFRDLFNAGGKSSVVELPPAVQPQSFQQILAFCYTGRLSMNVGDQFLLMYTAGFLQIQQIMEKGTEFFLKVSSPSCDSQGLQAEEAPSSEPQSPVTQTVGGGGVGVGRPAPCLTPLSLVSKVKIEQTATTPQPVPQQQQQEGSPYSVVCTPVAKRLWEGGNRDGGGGSGGGGGGGMRKAARYSSSSSSSNTVMQDASGRGQTANAGMAGSGSQTLVGGAGLNNNHNNNNNNGGTPEGTSPGTLSMYTSDSPISYHDDEEEDDIADESAEEQYRQICNMYTMYSMLNAGATVVGERVEALPDMAPDSGGGRGGRGGRSRQDLASLPAELINQIGNRCHPKLYEEGDPAEKLELVSGTSVFISRAQLMNCHVSAGTRHKVLLRRLLAAFFDRSTLANSCGTGIRSSTNDPSRKPLDNRVLHAVKFYCQNFAPSFKESEMNAIAADMCTNARRVVRKSWIPKLKLLMADSDAYSAFLADSVKMEGDALGAEQGFDPASLEAVAAAAAAANNSEAGSGAMPADSIPGAGGDGSTLF from the exons ATGGCTCAGACACTGCAGATGGCGATCCCTAACTTTGGCAACAACGTCCTGGAGTGTCTGAACGAACAGCGACTTCAGGGCCTATACTGTGACGTCTCTGTGGTCGTCAAGGGTCATGCTTTTAAG GCCCATCGCGCAGTACTAGCAGCCAGCAGCTCTTACTTCCGGGATCTGTTCAACGCTGGGGGGAAGAGCTCGGTAGTGGAGTTGCCTCCAGCTGTGCAGCCTCAGAGCTTCCAGCAGATCCTGGCCTTTTGCTACACGGGACGCCTCAGCATGAATGTTGGAGACCAGTTTCTGCTCATGTACACCGCTGGCTTCCTCCAGATCCAACAGATAATGGAGAAAGGAACAGAGTTTTTCCTTAAG GTCTCCTCTCCAAGCTGTGACTCCCAGGGCCTCCAGGCCGAGGAGGCTCCTTCCTCTGAACCTCAGAGTCCCGTCACTCAGACGGTGGGAGGGGGCGGAGTGGGCGTGGGAAGACCTGCTCCGTGTCTGACGCCCCTCTCACTGGTGTCAAAAGTGAAGATTGAACAGACAGCTACGACACCTCAGCCAGttcctcagcagcagcag CAGGAGGGCTCACCCTACTCTGTAGTCTGCACCCCCGTGGCCAAACGGTTATGGGAAGGGGGAAACCGAGATGGTGGAGGGGGGTCTGGAGGAGGCGGCGGAGGTGGAATGAGAAAGGCTGCACGctactcttcctcctcttcttcttccaacACAGTAATGCAGGATGCCTCTGGTCGTGGACAAACAGCTAATGCTGGGATGGCGGGCAGTGGCAGTCAAACGTTAGTGGGAGGAGCTGGACTCAACAATAAccataacaataacaacaacaatggcGGCACCCCTGAGGGCACGAGCCCGGGCACACTGAGTATGTATACCAGCGACTCGCCCATCAGTTACCATGACGATGAAGAAGAGGATGACATAGCAGACGAGAGTGCTGAAGAGCAGTACAGACAGATCTGCAACATGTACACCATGTACAGCATGCTGAACGCCGGAGCAACAG TGGTTGGGGAGCGGGTGGAGGCTCTGCCAGACATGGCTCCTGATTCAGGAGGTGGGCGAGGGGGCAGAGGAGGGCGGTCCCGGCAGGACCTGGCATCGCTACCCGCCGAGCTTATCAACCAGATCGGGAACCGGTGCCACCCAAAGCTGTACGAGGAAGGGGACCCTGCCGAGAAATTGGAGTTAGTGAGTGGCACCTCCGTCTTCATCTCCCGCGCACAGCTCATGAACTGCCACGTCAGCGCTGGCACCCGCCACAAAGTGCTGCTCCGACGGTTGCTGGCAGCGTTCTTTGACAG GAGCACTCTGGCTAACAGTTGTGGAACTGGTATCCGCTCATCAACTAATGACCCTAGCCGTAAACCTCTGGACAACAGAGTGCTGCATGCCGTTAAAT TCTACTGCCAGAACTTTGCACCGAGCTTCAAGGAGAGCGAGATGAATGCCATTGCAGCCGACATGTGCACCAACGCCCGTCGCGTCGTCCGCAAAAGCTGGATCCCCAAGCTTAAACTGCTGATGGCCGACAGTGACGCCTACTCTGCCTTCCTGGctgacagtgtgaagatggAGGGCGACGCACTGGGGGCGGAGCAAGGGTTTGACCCGGCTTCGCTGGAAGctgttgcagcagcagcagcagctgctaacAATAGTGAAGCAGGAAGTGGAGCCATGCCAGCAGACAGCATCCCAGGGGCAGGAGGAGATGGCAGCACTTTGTTTTGA